A genomic region of Carettochelys insculpta isolate YL-2023 chromosome 7, ASM3395843v1, whole genome shotgun sequence contains the following coding sequences:
- the LOC142015877 gene encoding heparan sulfate glucosamine 3-O-sulfotransferase 1-like produces the protein MAFLLVSAYLLLTHTQGAPVENGALLESLKSQVGIFSNKSEHYSAQVRPPGTNRRIPQTIIIGVRKGGTRALLEMLDIHPNIVVATTEVHFFDWDENYIKGIDWYRSLMPFSYENQITIEKTPGYFTSPQAPERIHDMNSSIKLLLILRDPTERVISDYTQVYYNRLESHKRVQPFEDIVIKNGALNTKYKAIQRSLYDIHMEKWLKHFSLDQIHIVDGNTLIKDPLPELQKVETFLNLPSRIVSSNFYFNQTKGFYCIRSDGRERCLHESKGRPHPVVNNTVLEQLYSYFREHNAKFYRMVNHSFDWH, from the coding sequence ATGGCCTTCCTCCTGGTGTCAGCTTATCTTTTGCTGACTCACACTCAGGGTGCTCCTGTTGAAAATGGGGCACTGCTGGAGTCACTAAAGTCACAAGTAGGAATTTTCAGTAATAAAAGCGAACACTATTCTGCACAGGTGAGACCTCCTGGCACAAACCGACGAATACCTCAGACGATCATTATAGGAGTTCGTAAAGGAGGAACCAGGGCCTTACTGGAAATGTTGGATATTCATCCTAACATTGTGGTAGCAACTACAGAAGTCCACTTCTTTGACTGGGATGAGAATTATATTAAAGGAATAGACTGGTATAGGAGTCTGATGCCATTTTCTTATGAAAATCAAATTACTATTGAGAAGACGCCAGGCTATTTTACCTCACCACAGGCTCCAGAAAGAATTCATGACATGAATAGCTCTATTAAACTGCTGCTCATTCTCAGAGACCCCACAGAGAGAGTAATATCTGATTATACCCAAGTATATTACAACAGACTAGAAAGCCACAAGCGTGTGCAGCCCTTTGAAGACATTGTTATTAAAAATGGTGCGCTTAATACCAAATACAAGGCTATTCAGAGAAGTCTGTATGATATCCATATGGAAAAGTGGCTTAAGCACTTCAGCTTAGATCAGATTCACATAGTGGATGGCAATACTTTAATCAAGGATCCTCTTCCTGagttacaaaaagtggaaacgtTTCTTAATCTTCCTTCCAGAATTGTGTCCTCAAATTTTTATTTTAACCAAACCAAGGGGTTTTATTGCATTAGAAGTGATGGAAGAGAGAGATGTTTACATGAATCCAAAGGGCGCCCTCATCCTGTTGTCAACAACACTGTTTTAGAGCAACTTTACTCCTATTTCAGAGAGCACAATGCAAAATTTTACAGGATGGTTAATCATTCCTTTGACTGGCATTAA